GAAGTACATCAAAATCATCGGCCCTCatctgctttcatatttgtttGAGTCTTATGTAAGTATAATTACCACTTTTGGAATCTCAATTGTAAATTTTCTTCGTTTATTTTCTGTCATTTACTGGAATTTCCGTtataataaataacttattttatAGGGAACGTGCGACACTGAGGATAAATTACGTTAGAGTTTGCATATGCATCTGCATGAGGAGGAGATACTTTTGTAATTGTAATATTTAGCGGTACCAGCTTGATACGCCAGGGCGAACCATGTGTTTTAGAAGCAAGAAGGCCTTTGTTTGGATTTTTGGATATTTGGAGAGATGGAAATAATTTTAAACTTTATTTGGCCCTTGTACTTTGATCCCTATCTAGAATTTTATTCAGGCTTGGATAAAGGTCTGTACATAAATTATGAAAATCAAATATTGAAAGAGTAGTAATCCTAGTTTCTGAGCTGTAGAGACCCATCGGCGACCGTTGGTACACCGTACGATCGAAACTTGAATTGATAAATTCAGCTGTCGCGTTAATTTATTGTTTccgcctcattttttttttagtttttccgcCCTCCACGGTGTCGTACCCTTAAATGCCCCATCAATTTTCTTTCGGATGCAAAATGGCCACATAAGAACCACGATTGCTAAAGGCTGTTACTACTCCTAGCGGGGCGGGATTGCTAAAGGCTGTTACTACTCCTAACGGGGCGGGTATCAGACCTGGTCAACCAATGAAGACTACATGTGGATGACTTAAAAAAGAGGATAAACCTTAACAAATTAAATAATAGGTCATTAATACCCCTACGTTGTTTCTTCTTCGTTTATTACACCTTTTCCCAAATCACTAAACATTGTAACCTAAAATCAATGAAAAAATAGTTGATTTCCTCTCAAGCTATGAAAAAGCGGTGGGAGAGAAGCTTAAGAAGAAAATAAAGCTACAGATCTTGATGATTATGATCGGACCAACATTTTGAGTGACAATGTTTCCTCTAATTCCATAATTCTTTTGCGTATCTTCTACCACAGGCTGCTCTTCTCGTACTTTTAGTCCAACACACAAATGTCTATTTTAGTCCAAATGCAGATATCAATGAGACTATTTTAGTTCGCCCTGCAGAGGTCAGTAACACTAATTTAGTTTGACTGATACAGGTATCAGCAATACTAACTTAGTCCAACTGATGCATATATCAGTAGGACTAACTTAATCCGATTGATGCAGGTATCAGCAATACTAAATAAGTCCAACTGATGCATATATCAGCAGGACTATTTTAGTCAGACCGGTGAGTATAACCTCAACTTGTATGGGTAAAAAAATATGGCTATTAAACCAGCAAGATGGAGATAAACATTCAAGAATCCAACCATAAAGTCGTAGCTTAATtagtttatatatatacatatattacaTGTAAAAGTAATCACATGGACATGTTCCTTTTACAAAAATGTGATTATGTGCCACCACCAAAATGCATATGCTTTACACTTACATCAGTGGATCACTGTATTGCAGGTGAATACATATTACCGATGCAAGTTACAAAATAACAAAAAACCTGTTTTCCATCTCCAAACATCTTAATCATCATCAAGATTGATTGAGCCGCTACCCGGGACTCGTCTTTGGAGGCAATCGAGATAACTCCACTGAGAAATCCTCAGCTCATATTGATCTAGCCGCTCCTCAGCAAAGGGTTCTTCACATCCTTCCAGTACTCCATGTCAGGTTCTGGAGGCAGTGGACAATTTCCACTCAATTTTAACCCGATAAAGTGATTTCCCTCGACAAAACCCATGACCACCTTTTTATTCTTTATTTTAGTGGTCATTCTAACAGTAGTTGGGGCAAAAGTGTAGCTCATGTCTTTCCCAATATAATGCACCACAGTAGAAAATGTCTCGGCAATAATAAATCCACATTCCGGCATACACATCCATTTATCGATAGAAACATTTGTCATATTTCGAGGAATTGTAATGCGTTTCACCATATCATCATAGCCTTTGTCTCCCCACATGGTTCTATACAATGCTTGTTGTTTATCCATGTTACTGAGAATTTTCTCTCGAACAAATTGGGGACCTGACAACTTCAGCCTGATAGACTGATTCCCCAAATTAAGTTGTTTCTCTACGACCTCAAATACACAATTTCCCACCCTGCCAACTTCTTTGGTCGAAGTAACAAAAGGAATTATATGAATCGGCAAATATTTGAAGTATTTCTTGTCTGAAAATTGATAATCTGACAACACATTtaccattgttgttgttgttgttggctgACTCTGTTCAACTTCGGCACAAATTTGTGTTGCACTTTTGGGCAACAGTATTGGATTCGACAAACAAATTGCTGATGTTGTTGGCTGACTTCGTACAACTCTAGAAGAAACTTTACTAGCAATGTCACTTTCTTTATATTCTTCCTCGTACTGTTTATCCATATTTTCATGCCTGGATGGGAGTCTTCTAGTGTCGTTTTGCTTAGTCTTACCCTTCTTATAATCAGGCTTCAATGAAGGAGTTAAATTAGGGTGAGCAATTACATTCATGTCGAATTGAATAGCTTGCCTTTGCTCTGGTGTGGCTTCATTCCACCTTTTTTCCATATCTATTAACACACTCAATCCACGGAACAACTTCTCTTCCTGTACTCCATACACGGAGCTAAATGACAATTGCCTCCAGAAGGGATTAATAATAGAAAGGGGGATCGCTTCATTCCTATCACGATACATCTGCATCTCATGTGAACATAGCAGTCCCATAGTCGACTTGATAGTACAAATACAACCATTTTTGTCACTACCAATCATTGATTTGTATTGTTTTTCAAGCTTCATACTCTGTAGCGCAAAATGAGATACATGCCAATAAGAAGCCTAAACGTATGTTCCTTCCCATACCTCTAACTAAGGATTCTGGGGTCtcatgattatgacaaccattTCGAACAGAAACACGCCATAACGAATCTCCCCCTCAAAGAACACTCAGCAGAAATGGACATCCCCTTTTTTTAGACCATGTGTCTCTCTTTCTTTTGCCTATCATCACTGAGATTTCTCTTTTGGACTTGTGGATTCTGTAAACACCACCTCTCTCACATTGCAGTTCAAACCTATAACCTTTTCCAGTGGTCCAAACGTTCCGTTTCCTCACTGAACCCCCTTTTACAACAATAGCGCAGTTGTGATTTTTGCCTGTCTCCACGCACCATTTCTTCGCATCCAATTTGGTGGCAAAAACCTGTATTTTTTTCGACATCTCAATGTAAGAAAATTGTCAAATCTCTATTGATCATTCACCAAAACAATTAGACCCACTGAAAAACCGCACCTTATCAGAGGTGTAAAGATGTGAGGTGTCCGGGGATTCTTTAGAACTGGGTACAAAATCACCAGCATTAACCACCTTGAACAAAACAATTTTAGTTAGTAACTCCACACAAGTTGGTAGTGAAATTCACGATTCTAGAACATATGAGCATAGATAAATTATCGAACAGTAGTATTAAATTTGTACTCGACATTGACTATTTAAATTCAATGGGataaatcaattgatagtctGGTAGGATCATTCTGATAAGAAGATCACTATTTTGAATCATATATCCCTTAAagccacaataaaaacaatttaTAAACTTACTGGAGTGTTTAAATGATCATCAATTAGGAAATCATCTTTGTCATCCTCTAACAACCCAGGATTAAGAGTATTACTGTAGAGCTCTCCATCTTCTAAGAAATCAAACCcatcaaaattgaaattttcagcACCCGTATCTTCTGAAAGAAGTTGTATCATCTTTTGTGTCAAACGTTACCATCCCTTTCACTTTTATGTTTCACGGAATCTTGTAGGTTTTTGAGAGGAAATCGACTATTTTCTCATTGATTTTAGGTCACAATGTTTACTGATTTGGGGAAAGGTGTAATAAACGAAGAAGAAACAACGTAGGGGTATTAATGACCTATTATTTAATTTGTTAAGGGTTATCCTCTTTTTTAAGTCACCCATATGTAGTCTTCATTGGTTGACCAGGCATGGTACCCGCCCCGCTAGGAGTAGTAACAGTCTTTAGCAATCGTGATAAGAACCAAGAAGAACCAGCAGTCCCGATCGAAACTGACAACGAATCAAACCAAGCCGTTCATCCAACGCTCGGTTGACAGTTTCAACATCGGTAGGATGTCGGATCGGTCAATAATTTTTCCCTTAAAATCGACCAAGCCGAATCGTGTGAACTAAATATTTCTAATCCCTTATTTAATGATTATTTTTAATCATAACCTTTCATTTCTTCTCATATAACTATAACTATAACGTAACCTAGACCAGTTCATAAATGAACCATGATATTGgacataccaaaaactttcaaggcatacaaaggactagtccttgggtgaccttataaggggtaccctatgggtggtttaattacctatatgcccttaaatcctataaattactaatctatctctaaccttaatacaaaaatctataatcataaacctaaaatcagtttcaaccccttcttcttcctcctcatcctccacagccgaacccaccttctcctttttttttcatcgtatcatcgccgaaatttaatcgtcgattcgtgaaaatttagtcgatgattaaactcatctatataatggttcgccgtaagccagtatctcgttctaatcgagcgattgaacaacccattgaagaagaagaagatttagagagtgaagaagaaactcaaaatcaaccacaaaatcaaccagaagaagagattgaagaagaaccaactccagaaatgagaataagaaggttagttttacaaacccatctcgtatttgatgtttttgattggtttgattgatttaattcgtcaaaatcatgtttctgtggcggttacagggtatggttcggcgcaaaacaaatcttagatgtgcgccgagctgttcttgaaactgaaccctgaaagtgcatatgaacggctcggcgtatatctgaaatccgttttgagccgaactgagtgacacagagacttatatttaggatcggcttattcgatggtgttagttttgtgccgaatatgttttgtgaatttcagaaattttgcatgtgcgtaggatcggcttgtatggtagtattagttttgtgccgaataattgttgtttgaatttcagaatttttgcatgtgcttaggatcggcttgtatggttgtattagttttgcgccgaataaaggtttcaattcataagtctagattcggcttattcgatagtattagggttgcgccgaatatcattgttaaaatttcataaattttacaagtgtataggatcggcttatttatatgatatcatgttgggccgaatacatgtttgagttcataaccaTAGACTCgtcttattcgacggtatcggttgtgagccgaatatataggatcggcttataattgttttgtggtatgagccgatccactctctgtgtaagctaataaaaatttcaagacatgattcggctcatatgtgttatttcgggtaagccgagccttcttattttcttacaagtttttggctttccaaatctctttgttgttcgaattagtcttataactttcatacttgtttcaggaccaatgcagctacaaagaggaagaagatggaggtaacaccttctacttctaaaactcccgatcctagaggaagaggtaagaaaaaattgggagcgggagctagaggaggaattttagaagaagaagctgaagaagtaagaaatgaaagacaagaagaaggaatagctgaagatgaagaagttgatgataatcaagaagttcatcaagaaacacaaccccaaggaaaacccaagaaagacaagaaaggtaagaaggtggcagaacccgagaaagagaagaacgatgatgatcgacagatcactggtttacacattcctgatgaagatgacgtaattacacctcgatcagatggtttgcctcatggtcttccggaagatggaggaaatgcgttgattggttatgccgattcttgggcgaagaaaatttatgagactcctgatcacaaccgtgcagtccgagtattgagacaccagagggcagcggaatggagtcttgatgaagaggttcctgaggtgattgcttacgtacaacgcagtgctttatggcctatcatcaattatggacataaggaatatgatagtgtgtcggcctatgcatttaccgagcgcttttgtacagaaacttacacatttcaattaccttttggagagatggcaatcactcctgatgaggctagtaagattacaggccttaaagcaaggggtgtaagtgtggatgctggtttttatgacatgagttgggatgagctatacaatttgtacctggaatgccttggttggggttcacagaaaactgagttggagttttgtcgatcagttaaagatgtcgataccgtttgcataccaggtggcagaaataagaagaataagaagatcaagttgactaacttgaaaagggagtttgagaacacaaaggaaagagtcacacaaggtttgttgataatggatcccgtcaaagtgaagcaaaccggaactgcctacttgctttatactcttggtagagacatctttcccgacactaccggaaacaaggtaaatgctaattatctccaattggtaaagaatattgaaacttgtaacaagtttgcttggggaacggctacgctcgcttacctg
The nucleotide sequence above comes from Papaver somniferum cultivar HN1 chromosome 8, ASM357369v1, whole genome shotgun sequence. Encoded proteins:
- the LOC113301912 gene encoding uncharacterized protein LOC113301912 isoform X1 — protein: MKLEKQYKSMIGSDKNGCICTIKSTMGLLCSHEMQMYRDRNEAIPLSIINPFWRQLSFSSVYGVQEEKLFRGLSVLIDMEKRWNEATPEQRQAIQFDMNVIAHPNLTPSLKPDYKKGKTKQNDTRRLPSRHENMDKQYEEEYKESDIASKVSSRVVRSQPTTSAICLSNPILLPKSATQICAEVEQSQPTTTTTMVNVLSDYQFSDKKYFKYLPIHIIPFVTSTKEVGRVGNCVFEVVEKQLNLGNQSIRLKLSGPQFVREKILSNMDKQQALYRTMWGDKGYDDMVKRITIPRNMTNVSIDKWMCMPECGFIIAETFSTVVHYIGKDMSYTFAPTTVRMTTKIKNKKVVMGFVEGNHFIGLKLSGNCPLPPEPDMEYWKDVKNPLLRSG
- the LOC113301912 gene encoding uncharacterized protein LOC113301912 isoform X2 gives rise to the protein MIQLLSEDTGAENFNFDGFDFLEDGELYSNTLNPGLLEDDKDDFLIDDHLNTPVVNAGDFVPSSKESPDTSHLYTSDKVFATKLDAKKWCVETGKNHNCAIVVKGGSVRKRNVWTTGKGYRFELQCERGGVYRIHKSKREISVMIGKRKRDTWSKKRGCPFLLSVL